The proteins below come from a single Takifugu flavidus isolate HTHZ2018 chromosome 6, ASM371156v2, whole genome shotgun sequence genomic window:
- the LOC130526825 gene encoding vasorin-like yields the protein MLHRLLLLLLSSELLLASECPADCSCHDPVSIFCISRRASTVPRVPTATQNLYIFENGIDTLSQDDFKGHGDLALLDLSQNKLTEIPDGVFGMLSKLKNLDLSSNLITHIQKDSFSGLVQLERLYLHGNRIQSIQSEAFEGLEMLLELKLQENLLSSLPSLRFPSLLLLDLSNNNIPSLGPSDFQTPHLEALKVASLGLTSLDDELIASMQSLHELDISMNQLTEVPPALKQDSLKGLIKLSLAGNPLGELRVEDFEKLTGLQELDLSGLNLQGFPPGFLQRFPRLSQLTAAENPFNCLCPLAWFPAWLKEKEVNFKRPEETRCHFPLVNAGKKLSALEAKDFGCPLTTTVLIRSPIGSTPSPLVSTTPPEMTYTNAIPPPPPPPSEEIIPSKTPYPLPPEPTFSPSSTSGELGENVCPANICLNGGMCNLDPMGQLGCLCPSGISGLYCENVDNVPDQPKHSVTEAAVAVSVLPAANAAISSRQVTSTSILLDLHRFIEARPHIRGIRLIYRNLSGPDRRPIILSIPASYPEYTLRGLKPNCTYSVCASPLGERFSLRTNSSVETGSCTEAHTEGVLMPLSGTTAPTPSPMTFNLILAMAALALVLVVSFLAGTIICVRKRREAKAGMELEMGPADSDPMELDGIKVGLENGGNGTLPHKQAEIDRCHTPPSLQQNGGLDYEVPLMPGHCPSNNNLASLKPSYF from the coding sequence ATGTTgcaccgcctcctcctcctcctcctctcctctgagtTGCTGTTAGCCTCCGAGTGCCCTGCGGACTGCTCCTGCCATGACCCAGTGTCCATCTTCTGCATCAGTCGGCGTGCCAGCACCGTGCCCCGAGTCCCCACCGCCACTCAGAATCTCTATATCTTCGAAAATGGCATCGATACGCTGTCGCAGGACGACTTTAAAGGCCACGGTGACTTGGCGCTGTTAGATCTGAGTCAGAACAAGCTGACGGAGATTCCCGACGGAGTTTTTGGGATGCTGTCGAAGCTGAAGAACCTGGATCTATCCTCTAATCTCATTACCCACATTCAGAAGGACAGTTTTTCTGGATTGGTCCAGCTGGAGAGGTTGTATCTCCATGGGAACCGGATTCAGAGCATCCAATCGGAAGCCTTTGAGGGTTTGGAGATGCTTCTGGAGCTCAAGCTCCAGGAGAACCTGCTCAGCTCTCTGCCATCCCTGCGTTTCCCCAGCCTTCTGTTGTTGGACCTCAGTAACAACAACATTCCATCACTGGGACCTTCAGACTTTCAGACTCCTCACTTGGAGGCCCTTAAAGTAGCTTCTCTGGGGCTTACTTCTTTGGATGATGAGCTCATAGCTTCCATGCAGAGCCTTCATGAGCTGGATATCTCCATGAACCAGTTAACCGAGGTCCCTCCGGCCTTGAAGCAGGACTCCCTGAAGGGGCTAATCAAGCTCAGTCTGGCTGGTAACCCCCTGGGTGAGCTCAGGGTGGAGGACTTCGAGAAGCTGACCGGACTCCAAGAACTTGATCTGAGTGGGCTTAATCTCCAGGGCTTTCCACCGGGTTTCTTGCAGAGGTTCCCTCGGTTGTCACAGCTGACAGCGGCGGAGAACCCCTTTAACTGTTTGTGTCCGCTAGCCTGGTTTCCTGCCTGGCTCAAAGAGAAGGAAGTCAATTTCAAAAGGCCAGAGGAAACCAGATGTCACTTTCCTTTAGTTAACGCCGGGAAGAAACTTTCAGCTTTGGAAGCTAAAGATTTCGGATGTCCACTTACGACAACGGTGCTGATCAGATCCCCTATCGGAAGTACCCCCTCTCCCCTGGTTTCCACCACACCTCCGGAAATGACATACACCAACGCCattccacctccacctccgccACCCAGTGAGGAAATTATCCCCTCCAAAACTCCTTACCCTCTTCCCCCAGAACCAACATTCTCCCCCAGTTCCACCAGTGGGGAACTGGGGGAGAATGTTTGTCCAGCAAACATCTGCCTCAACGGTGGCATGTGTAATTTGGACCCAATGGGCCAACTTGGCTGCCTCTGTCCTTCAGGGATTTCTGGCCTCTACTGTGAAAATGTAGACAACGTTCCTGACCAGCCCAAGCATTCAGTCACagaagctgctgtagctgtctCCGTCCTGCCTGCCGCTAACGCTGCCATCAGCTCGCGGCAGGTGACGTCCACGTCCATCCTCCTTGACCTCCACCGCTTCATTGAGGCGCGGCCGCACATCCGTGGCATTAGGCTGATTTACCGCAACCTCTCAGGTCCCGACCGCCGTCCCATCATCCTCAGCATCCCGGCGTCCTACCCTGAGTACACTTTACGGGGTTTGAAGCCCAACTGTACCTACTCGGTCTGCGCCAGCCCCCTGGGTGAACGGTTTAGTTTAAGGACCAACAGTTCTGTAGAAACCGGGTCCTGCACAGAGGCTCACACTGAAGGGGTCTTGATGCCATTGTCAGGGACGACTGCACCCACGCCGAGCCcgatgacctttaacctcatcCTGGCCATGGCTGCTCTGGCGCTGGTGCTAGTAGTATCCTTCTTGGCCGGGACAATCATCTGCGTGCGTAAGAGGCGAGAGGCCAAGGCGGGAATGGAGCTGGAGATGGGTCCCGCTGATTCCGATCCCATGGAGCTGGATGGGATAAAGGTCGGTCTAGAGAATGGCGGCAACGGCACCCTGCCTCACAAACAGGCTGAGATCGACCGCTGTCACACGCCTCCGTCGCTACAACAAAACGGGGGCTTGGATTACGAAGTGCCGCTGATGCCTGGACACTGCCCATCGAATAACAACCTGGCTTCCCTAAAGCCATCTTACTTCTGA